A window of the Lactuca sativa cultivar Salinas chromosome 7, Lsat_Salinas_v11, whole genome shotgun sequence genome harbors these coding sequences:
- the LOC111895654 gene encoding uncharacterized protein LOC111895654: MQVNDILTDNNFNEWKQEMMNLLFARNKMSIMDGSIKKPETTDPIYMAWVRVDAMIKGWLTIVMEKEIRTSVRYANTSAEIWKDLEERFEKEGAPRAYELKQSLNITRQDGNSVSSYYTKLKSIWDELQIVLPTPQCTCNGYDCAIRKRLNEVKEKETTYEFLMGLDEEFAIIRTQILAMKPTPTLGISYHLVVEDEQ; encoded by the coding sequence ATGCAGGTGAATGATATTCTAACCGAcaacaacttcaatgaatggaaaCAGGAGATGATGAACTTATTGTTTGCAAGGAACAAGATGAGCATAATGGACGGATCGATCAAGAAACCAGAAACCACAGATCCCATATACATGGCATGGGTAAGAGTCGACGCCATGATCAAAGGTTGGCTAACAATTGTAATGGAAAAAGAAATCCGTACGAGTGTAAGGTATGCCAACACCTCAGCAGAGATTTGGAAGGACCTTGAGGAGAGATTCGAGAAAGAAGGAGCTCCTCGTGCCTACGAACTAAAACAGTCTCTAAATATTACAAGACAAGACGGTAACTCTGTGTCCTCTTACTATACAAAACTGAAATCCATTTGGGATGAGTTGCAGATTGTCCTCCCCACGCCACAATGCACCTGCAATGGATATGATTGTGCCATAAGGAAGCGTCTGAACGAAGTGAAAGAAAAGGAAACGACCTACGAGTTCCTTATGGGACTTGATGAGGAATTTGCTATCATACGAACCCAAATTTTAGCTATGAAGCCTACACCCACTTTGGGGATAAGCTATCACCTAGTTGTTGAAGATGAGCAGTAA
- the LOC111895740 gene encoding uncharacterized protein LOC111895740 gives MASASRSALMSGLRTIASQTTVISRTLAQKHVPISPFSSSTRTLPRAASRIVGALGMVESMMPLHSAIASARLKSSLAVDSACWSWLSQGLGTSL, from the exons ATGGCATCGGCAAGCAGATCAGCGTTAATGTCTGGTTTGCGAACAATCGCATCTCAAACCACCGTAATATCAAGAACCCTAGCCCAAAAACATGTACCCATTTCTCCATTTTCTTCATCTACAAGAACACTCCCTCGTGCAGCTTCAAG GATTGTTGGGGCATTGGGAATGGTTGAATCCATGATGCCTCTTCACAGCGCAATTGCATCTGCTCGTCTCAAATCGAGCCTTGCAGTTGATTCCGCCTGCTGGAGCTGGCTTTCACAAG GTCTTGGAACATCATTGTGA
- the LOC111895704 gene encoding NADH dehydrogenase [ubiquinone] iron-sulfur protein 8, mitochondrial: MAAILARKSISAIRNRQLIVTGQALHAHNTGTISGARSFATKHSFSTDKDDEEREKLAREISKDWSSVFERSINTLFLTELVRGLSLTLKYFFEPKVTINYPFEKGPLSPRFRGEHALRRYPTGEERCIACKLCEAICPAQAITIEAEEREDGSRRTTRYDIDMTKCIYCGFCQEACPVDAIVEGPNFEFATETHEELLYDKEKLLENGDRWETEIAENLRSESLYR; encoded by the exons ATGGCCGCCATCTTAGCTCGCAAGTCGATCTCCGCTATCCGTAATCGACAGCTT ATTGTCACAGGACAAGCATTGCATGCCCATAACACTGGAACAATTTCTGGCGCACGCTCATTTGCAACCAAACACTCATTTTCAACTGATAAAG ATGATGAAGAAAGAGAAAAGCTTGCAAGAGAAATATCAAAAGACTGGAGTTCTG TGTTTGAAAGGAGCATTAATACGTTGTTTCTAACTGAATTGGTTCGAGGTCTCTCTCTGACACTCAAATACTTCTTTGAGCCAAAAGTTACT ATCAATTATCCATTTGAGAAAGGTCCATTAAGCCCTCGTTTTCGAGGAGAACATGCCCTCAGACGTTATCCAACAGGAGAGGAGCGTTGTATTGCTTGTAAACTTTGTGAAGCT ATATGCCCTGCTCAAGCTATCACCATAGAAGCAGAGGAACGAGAAGATGGAAGCCGCAGAACAACAAG GTATGATATTGATATGACAAAATGTATATACTGTGGATTCTGCCAAGAAGCATGTCCTGTTGATGCGATTGTAGAGGGGCCCAACTTTGAGTTTGCTACAGAAACACATGAG gaACTTTTGTATGATAAGGAGAAGCTTCTAGAAAATGGGGATAGATGGGAAACTGAGATTGCTGAGAATCTTAGATCCGAGAGCCTTTATCGGTAA